A single genomic interval of Salvelinus namaycush isolate Seneca chromosome 41, SaNama_1.0, whole genome shotgun sequence harbors:
- the LOC120034414 gene encoding interferon-induced 35 kDa protein homolog isoform X1 gives MCDMDGSLMILMTDTEGSQNTLDGILHAISKCKVQHNQLLKEQQDLSRARDDQEDLAKQFRQRIVKLRISLEEDDNNQARDVDSERKKIAALHDEESRLKREIQRAEEELQLEEESTHHLKQQTDVSTAAVPEKKVVFTGETGDGANTLNFDVKPHIVYPMEEGTALITFEDEEVAQKILSLREHKVDLGGDCAITLEAKLVRLLVPCQVEMDTEVCSRRILVSNLPKKAGEDRLLDKLEIHFAKSKNGGGEVEESDMLHDSGNVVITFIENTIAKGLTDKQYHDVEFEKGRKHSVKVTPFLNGEITSFQTRLSACGRTVLLTGIPAVMEQENLQDLLEIHFQKTSNGGGEVDAFLYNPLGQHTLALFEEDCPTEDQSQ, from the exons GTTCAACACAATCAGTTGCTGAAGGAGCAGCAGGACCTGTCCAGAGCCAGGGATGACCAGGAGGACCTTGCTAAACAGTTCAGACAGCGCATAGTCAAACTGAGGATATCTCTGGAAGAGGATGACAACAACCAAGCCAGGGATGTAGACTCTGAAAGG AAGAAGATAGCCGCCCTGCATGATGAGGAGAGCAGACTGAAGAGGGAGATCCAGAGAGCAGAGGAAGAACTGCAGCTTGAGGAGGAGAGCACCCACCACCTCAAGCAGCAGACTGAT GTGTCTACTGCTGCAGTGCCTGAAAAGAAGGTGGTGTTCACTGGAGAAACGGGTGATGGCGCAAACACACTCAATTTTGATGTGAAGCCACATATAGTGTATCCAATGGAGGAGGGCACTGCACTGATCACTTTTGAGGATGAGGAAG TGGCCCAGAAGATCCTGAGCCTGAGGGAGCATAAGGTGGATCTGGGCGGGGATTGTGCCATCACTCTGGAGGCCAAGCTCGTACGGCTGCTGGTGCCCTGTCAAGTAGAG ATGGACACCGAGGTATGTTCCCGCCGTATCCTGGTTTCCAACCTGCCCAAGAAGGCCGGGGAGGACCGCTTACTTGACAAACTGGAGATCCACTTTGCCAAGAGCAAGAATGGAGGGGGGGAGGTGGAAGAGTCTGACATGCTGCATGATTCTGGCAACGTGGTCATCACTTTTATAGAAAACACTA TTGCCAAAGGCCTGACTGACAAGCAGTACCACGATGTGGAGTTTGAGAAAGGGAGGAAGCACAGTGTGAAGGTGACTCCATTTCTGAACGGAGAGATCACAAGTTTCCAG ACACGGCTGTCAGCGTGTGGGCGTACTGTGCTGCTGACTGGCATCCCTGCCGTCATGGAGCAGGAGAACCTGCAGGACCTGCTGGAGATCCACTTCCAGAAGACCAGTAACGGTGGGGGAGAGGTGGACGCCTTCCTCTACAACCCCCTGGGGCAGCACACCCTGGCCCTGTTCGAGGAGGACTGTCCCACTGAAGACCAGAGCCAGTGA
- the LOC120034414 gene encoding interferon-induced 35 kDa protein homolog isoform X2, whose product MILMTDTEGSQNTLDGILHAISKCKVQHNQLLKEQQDLSRARDDQEDLAKQFRQRIVKLRISLEEDDNNQARDVDSERKKIAALHDEESRLKREIQRAEEELQLEEESTHHLKQQTDVSTAAVPEKKVVFTGETGDGANTLNFDVKPHIVYPMEEGTALITFEDEEVAQKILSLREHKVDLGGDCAITLEAKLVRLLVPCQVEMDTEVCSRRILVSNLPKKAGEDRLLDKLEIHFAKSKNGGGEVEESDMLHDSGNVVITFIENTIAKGLTDKQYHDVEFEKGRKHSVKVTPFLNGEITSFQTRLSACGRTVLLTGIPAVMEQENLQDLLEIHFQKTSNGGGEVDAFLYNPLGQHTLALFEEDCPTEDQSQ is encoded by the exons GTTCAACACAATCAGTTGCTGAAGGAGCAGCAGGACCTGTCCAGAGCCAGGGATGACCAGGAGGACCTTGCTAAACAGTTCAGACAGCGCATAGTCAAACTGAGGATATCTCTGGAAGAGGATGACAACAACCAAGCCAGGGATGTAGACTCTGAAAGG AAGAAGATAGCCGCCCTGCATGATGAGGAGAGCAGACTGAAGAGGGAGATCCAGAGAGCAGAGGAAGAACTGCAGCTTGAGGAGGAGAGCACCCACCACCTCAAGCAGCAGACTGAT GTGTCTACTGCTGCAGTGCCTGAAAAGAAGGTGGTGTTCACTGGAGAAACGGGTGATGGCGCAAACACACTCAATTTTGATGTGAAGCCACATATAGTGTATCCAATGGAGGAGGGCACTGCACTGATCACTTTTGAGGATGAGGAAG TGGCCCAGAAGATCCTGAGCCTGAGGGAGCATAAGGTGGATCTGGGCGGGGATTGTGCCATCACTCTGGAGGCCAAGCTCGTACGGCTGCTGGTGCCCTGTCAAGTAGAG ATGGACACCGAGGTATGTTCCCGCCGTATCCTGGTTTCCAACCTGCCCAAGAAGGCCGGGGAGGACCGCTTACTTGACAAACTGGAGATCCACTTTGCCAAGAGCAAGAATGGAGGGGGGGAGGTGGAAGAGTCTGACATGCTGCATGATTCTGGCAACGTGGTCATCACTTTTATAGAAAACACTA TTGCCAAAGGCCTGACTGACAAGCAGTACCACGATGTGGAGTTTGAGAAAGGGAGGAAGCACAGTGTGAAGGTGACTCCATTTCTGAACGGAGAGATCACAAGTTTCCAG ACACGGCTGTCAGCGTGTGGGCGTACTGTGCTGCTGACTGGCATCCCTGCCGTCATGGAGCAGGAGAACCTGCAGGACCTGCTGGAGATCCACTTCCAGAAGACCAGTAACGGTGGGGGAGAGGTGGACGCCTTCCTCTACAACCCCCTGGGGCAGCACACCCTGGCCCTGTTCGAGGAGGACTGTCCCACTGAAGACCAGAGCCAGTGA
- the LOC120034397 gene encoding branched-chain-amino-acid aminotransferase, cytosolic-like isoform X2, whose amino-acid sequence MAALRTALHGRFIQAIPYSLGSLRFASSFKAADLTIERNTAGKPKPDPASLVFGKQFSDHMLTIYWSEKEGWKVPQIKPFQNLSLHPATSALHYSIELFEGMKAFRGVDNHIRLFRPNLNMERMHRTADRSCLPLFDKVELLECIRKLVEVDQEWVPYSLDASLYIRPTFIGIEPSLGVSRASQALLFCIVGPVGPYFTTGAFSPVSLLADPSYVRAWRGGVGAYKMGGNYGPTIAVQNEAIKQGCQQVLWLYGEQEEITEVGTMNLFIYWTNEGGERELLTPPLDGIILPGVTRQSLLDLAREWGEFKVTERTMGMKELLGALDSGKITEVFGAGTACVVCPVGSLLYKGKTYQIPTMQNGPDLAKRFHKELTDMQYGRKQSEWAPLVV is encoded by the exons ATGGCAGCTCTGAGGACG GCACTTCATGGACGGTTCATTCAAGCCATCCCCTACTCTTTGGGGTCGTTGCGGTTTGCCAGCTCATTCAAG GCCGCAGACCTCACTATCGAGCGCAACACTGCGGGGAAGCCCAAGCCAGACCCCGCCTCCCTGGTGTTTGGCAAGCAGTTTTCAGACCACATGCTGACAATCTATTGGTCAGAGAAAGAGGGCTGGAAGGTTCCCCAGATCAAGCCCTTTCAGAACTTGTCGCTGCACCCTGCCACCTCTGCCCTGCACTACTCCATAGAG ctGTTTGAGGGCATGAAGGCGTTCAGAGGGGTGGACAACCACATCCGTCTGTTCAGACCCAACCTGAACATGGAGAGGATGCACCGCACTGCAGACCGCAGCTGTCTCCCT TTGTTTGATAAGGTGGAGCTGTTGGAGTGCATCAGGAAGCTGGTGGAGGTGGACCAGGAGTGGGTCCCCTACTCCCTAGACGCCAGCCTCTACATCAGACCCACCTTCATTGGGATTGAG CCTTCCCTGGGTGTGTCGAGGGCCAGCCAAGCCCTACTATTTTGCATTGTGGGTCCTGTAGGGCCCTACTTTACCACAGGGGCCTTCAGCCCAGTCTCTCTGCTGGCAGACCCAAGCTATGTCAGGGCCTGGAGAGGGGGGGTCGGAGCCTACAAGATGGGGGG taACTATGGGCCTACTATAGCAGTGCAGAATGAGGCTATAAAGCAGGGCTGTCAGCAGGTCCTGTGGCTGTATGGAGAGCAGGAGGAGATCACAGAGGTCGGCACTATGAACCTCTTCATCTACTGGACGAATGAGGGAGGAG AGAGAGAGTTGCTGACTCCTCCTCTGGATGGCATCATTCTCCCAGGAGTCACCAGACAGTCTCTGCTAGACCTGGCCAGAGAATGG GGAGAGTTCAAAGTGACCGAGCGCACCATGGGCATGAAGGAGCTGCTTGGTGCTCTGGACTCAGGCAAGATTACGGAGGTGTTTGGTGCCGGGACGGCCTGTGTCGTCTGTCCCGTCGGCAGCCTGCTCTACAAAGGGAAG aCCTACCAAATTCCTACAATGCAGAATGGTCCAGACCTGGCCAAGCGATTCCACAAAGAGCTGACAGACATGCAG TATGGCCGGAAACAGAGTGAATGGGCACCACTGGTCGTTTAA
- the LOC120034397 gene encoding branched-chain-amino-acid aminotransferase, cytosolic-like isoform X1 produces MDGSFKPSPTLWGRCGLPAHSSLIEVLNWLPRPPLISAPSMPFHYNKENHCVRPSLCSFPLLVCLSVCLSVCLSVCLSVCLSVCLSVCLSVCLSVCLCLSVSSAPPRFLSQAADLTIERNTAGKPKPDPASLVFGKQFSDHMLTIYWSEKEGWKVPQIKPFQNLSLHPATSALHYSIELFEGMKAFRGVDNHIRLFRPNLNMERMHRTADRSCLPLFDKVELLECIRKLVEVDQEWVPYSLDASLYIRPTFIGIEPSLGVSRASQALLFCIVGPVGPYFTTGAFSPVSLLADPSYVRAWRGGVGAYKMGGNYGPTIAVQNEAIKQGCQQVLWLYGEQEEITEVGTMNLFIYWTNEGGERELLTPPLDGIILPGVTRQSLLDLAREWGEFKVTERTMGMKELLGALDSGKITEVFGAGTACVVCPVGSLLYKGKTYQIPTMQNGPDLAKRFHKELTDMQYGRKQSEWAPLVV; encoded by the exons ATGGACGGTTCATTCAAGCCATCCCCTACTCTTTGGGGTCGTTGCGGTTTGCCAGCTCATTCAAG TTTAATTGAAGTGCTTAATTGGCTCCCAAGACCACCATTAATTTCCGCTCCAAGCATGCCCTTTCATTACAATAAAGAAAATCATTGTGTTCGGCCCTCGCTCTGTTCCTTTCCCCtcctcgtctgtctgtctgtctgtctgtctgtctgtctgtctgtctgtctgtctgtctgtctgtctgtctgtctgtctgtctgtctgtctgtctgtctgtctgtctgtctgtgtctgtctgtctcttctgcTCCGCCCCGCTTCCTCTCTCAGGCCGCAGACCTCACTATCGAGCGCAACACTGCGGGGAAGCCCAAGCCAGACCCCGCCTCCCTGGTGTTTGGCAAGCAGTTTTCAGACCACATGCTGACAATCTATTGGTCAGAGAAAGAGGGCTGGAAGGTTCCCCAGATCAAGCCCTTTCAGAACTTGTCGCTGCACCCTGCCACCTCTGCCCTGCACTACTCCATAGAG ctGTTTGAGGGCATGAAGGCGTTCAGAGGGGTGGACAACCACATCCGTCTGTTCAGACCCAACCTGAACATGGAGAGGATGCACCGCACTGCAGACCGCAGCTGTCTCCCT TTGTTTGATAAGGTGGAGCTGTTGGAGTGCATCAGGAAGCTGGTGGAGGTGGACCAGGAGTGGGTCCCCTACTCCCTAGACGCCAGCCTCTACATCAGACCCACCTTCATTGGGATTGAG CCTTCCCTGGGTGTGTCGAGGGCCAGCCAAGCCCTACTATTTTGCATTGTGGGTCCTGTAGGGCCCTACTTTACCACAGGGGCCTTCAGCCCAGTCTCTCTGCTGGCAGACCCAAGCTATGTCAGGGCCTGGAGAGGGGGGGTCGGAGCCTACAAGATGGGGGG taACTATGGGCCTACTATAGCAGTGCAGAATGAGGCTATAAAGCAGGGCTGTCAGCAGGTCCTGTGGCTGTATGGAGAGCAGGAGGAGATCACAGAGGTCGGCACTATGAACCTCTTCATCTACTGGACGAATGAGGGAGGAG AGAGAGAGTTGCTGACTCCTCCTCTGGATGGCATCATTCTCCCAGGAGTCACCAGACAGTCTCTGCTAGACCTGGCCAGAGAATGG GGAGAGTTCAAAGTGACCGAGCGCACCATGGGCATGAAGGAGCTGCTTGGTGCTCTGGACTCAGGCAAGATTACGGAGGTGTTTGGTGCCGGGACGGCCTGTGTCGTCTGTCCCGTCGGCAGCCTGCTCTACAAAGGGAAG aCCTACCAAATTCCTACAATGCAGAATGGTCCAGACCTGGCCAAGCGATTCCACAAAGAGCTGACAGACATGCAG TATGGCCGGAAACAGAGTGAATGGGCACCACTGGTCGTTTAA